Genomic window (Desulforapulum autotrophicum HRM2):
GCCACGTAGAGACCGTCTTTTGATTTCGTCATAGGTAACTTTTCCCGTAAATTTTCGTTTTTCTGATGAAAACAGGATAGGACAGAAAGATGTTTTTTGTCAATAAACGCATTAAAAATTGTAGAAAACCTGAAATAAGACCCCAATCGGACACAGGCAGATCATGTTGTCTCTGTGCCCGGCTGGGGGATGCTCAATTGGGTGAGTGTTTCATATAACCCACATGTCCTGACGGACACAACGAAGATAGAAACTCGACAGAATAGGCGGGCGGAAACGGGTGTTACCCTGAACGGGTTAAATGGCAACGGTGGGCATGGACGCCCAAGGAGTTGCCATTTTCCTCGGAGCAGCCCACGGACGGGCTGCGAGAATGAGAGAAGGGTAACACCCGTTTCCGCCTACCGGTTTGAAGTGTGTTTCATATAACCGGCACGGCCGGAACGAGGTATGGCTCCGGCCTCAACGAATTTTGAAACACCTTCATTGACAATGCTTTGACGAGTGTTTCATATAAACCCACATGTCCTAGCGGCCACAACGAAATATGAAACACGATGATACAGGGCAGGCGATAGTACCATTCCGCCCCCTTTGGTTACCCGGACCGGAACGGTAAACGTCGGGGGGATTTCTGCCCTTCCAGACTAAAGCGCAGGAACTGCGGGCTAAAGTCCTCAAACAGCCTGCGCTTCTTAACGCCTGGAAGGGCAAAAATCCTATCCCCTTTGGTTTACAATGTTCCGATCAGGGAAACCAAAGAGGGCTCGAAAGTCGAGACTTTCACAATGATGTTTCGACATGCGTTTCTTATAAACCGGCATGGCCGGAGCGAGGTATCTTCACCGGCCACAACGAATGATGAAACGCCTCTGTTTACAATGCTTCGGTGAGTGTTTCATATAAAAAAAACCTAAAAGTTGGAATCAGACCTTATCCGGTAGTTTCCATGCAATGAGCATGAAAACAACCCCGATGGAGACGGCCAGTAAAGTCCCCGGTATAAAGGGCAGCAGCGGCTGGAAGGTGTCCGAGCCTGTCGCCAGCATAACTTTACCACCAGCGATCTTGTCAAACAACCATGAATCCTTGATGATGTCGTAGGACAGGGTGTAAATCAAGGCACCTACAAGGCCGCCGCCTACAAAAAACAGGGCATCTTTCCGACCGTCTGCCAGGGCAACCAGACCTGTTCCTGGGCAGTATCCGGCCACTGCAAATCCAAGTCCCAGCAGCGCGCCGCCCACAATAACGCCGATGTAGCTGCTTTTGACAGACAGATGTCCGGCGTCGATAACACCAACACTCATCAATAAAAATAAAAGGGTG
Coding sequences:
- a CDS encoding DUF6691 family protein, which translates into the protein MTIFLAIILGIFFGFALQRVGATNPQNIINMLRLTDLNLMKAILFAIGISSTLLFLLMSVGVIDAGHLSVKSSYIGVIVGGALLGLGFAVAGYCPGTGLVALADGRKDALFFVGGGLVGALIYTLSYDIIKDSWLFDKIAGGKVMLATGSDTFQPLLPFIPGTLLAVSIGVVFMLIAWKLPDKV